Below is a genomic region from Treponema sp. OMZ 798.
AATAAAACAGCCAATATTGATGCTTTGGAAAAAATGGGAGTTACTATTGCCGAATATGGAGGCTTATTGTTAAGGCTTTTGGCTTCCGAAAATAATTTAGAAATGGTTCAGATGTTTTTAGAAAAAGGAGCCGATATAAATTATCATAAACCGGACATGATTTTTCCTTATGCAAACACACCGGTTTTAGAAGCTGCAAGAGGGAATCATTTTAAAATGGTTCAGTTTTTGGTTGAAAAAGGAGCAGATATTACTATCAAAGATAAATACGGAGATAGACCTTATTCCGTTGCTGTCCAGAATGGTAACAATGAAATGGCCGAATTTTTAGCCAAGCATGAACCTAGCGAATTTCACATTCTTGAGAATAAGAATATTGCTCTTAAGAGTTATAAGTTACCTAAAAAAATGATTGATTTTCTTCAAGGTGATAATCTTGTAATCAATATGCCTCATTCCGAATATTCGAAATTTATTCGTTTTTATTCTTATGGGGATACGATTGAGATGACATGGAAAAATAAAAAAGTACTTTCACTTGCAGCAAAAATAGATAATTACGATCTGCTTCTTGTTTGGTATCCTGCTAAAAAAATGATTTACGTAATCGACTATGAACACGAAACATTCACACCGCTTGCAACATGGGAAGAGTTTTATTTGAATACGGAAAAATATATTTCCGCTTATTTGAATGGAGAGTGTGAGTAAGTTTTTATAAATATTACTTATAGATGAAAAATTGACAAATTAGAAGTGGTTAGCTGATCCTTTTATTTACGCAACAAGTTCAACATATTATCGACTTTTAGTATGCTGTTACTAACATTAATCAAAGTATAGCCGTCAGGATGCTCGATAATATCTCTCACTGCGAATTTGCCGAGATTGCCGAACTTCATCTTAAGCTTTTCGCCTGTTTTGAAATTCCAAAATTGAGCAAGGTCATAGTTTTTGTCGGCAACTCCTATTACGGCGAGCCATTCGTCATTCAGTTTGCTGATATAGTTATATACTTTCGGATTCATTTTTTCCAATTCAAAAGTACGCGATAAGTTACCTGTCGTGATATCAATTTCTTTAATAAATCCTCTATGAATATACACAAACTTATTCTTTTCGAAAGAAGCTGCTCCGCAGTTGATAGGTTCGTCCAGCTCAAATAGAGGTTTAAGTTCAGGGATTCTCTCCGTTTTTTCGGAAAACGAACCGCTGCTTTTTTTCTCTTTATATTCAAGAGAAAGGAAATATCCGTTTGCAAAGACATAGCGCTTTCCGTCAGACATTTCAATTAATTCCGGATAAAACTCATCGCGTGCAGGCTGTTCCTTTTTTGGTGTTTCCCAAAGTTTGCGGCATTCTCTTCCGCCGTGAGCAGCATCTTGAATTATCCACGCCTTATTTTCATAAAGTATAACTACATCATCACCTATCCAAACAGGAACGGAAAGCTCATCTAAATAATCCTCGCACTTAACATCTTCCCAGCTATCCATATCGAAAGGATCAGCAGTTATTTTAATCGTTCCCCAATATTTACCCTTCCTATTTTCATCTACACTGACATTTCTAAACCCGGCACAATAAAGTTTATGCTCAGAAGAATAATCATAATAATGTATTCCGGCAGGCAGATACTTCAGTGATATACTTTTCTCTTTAGGAGGGAAAGTTTGCAAGTCTAAAAACACATAATTTCCGCCGATATAGATGGATTCAGCCATATTATCTATATCTCTTATCCAGCCGCCTTCTGCTACGGAAAATGGGTAGGTGAATGTCTTCACATCTTCCACGCGATAGAGTTCATACGGCAAACGATTTGCCAATTTTAGAAGCCGTGCAGGCTCACCCCATTTCTTCCGCGATTGCTTATATTGAGTCAATCTCATTTTTTTGGTTTTTGCATCTTTTTCAAATATTGCACTATTATCCTTGCGGCAAATATAAAGACAAATGCGGTCACTGTCCTCATATATTTCATACAAAACTAAATCGTAACGACTTAACTCCTGCCCAATAGCCGGAAGAAACTCTTCAGCATCTTCTACAGAATAGTTTTCTATCAGTTTAATAAAATCTTCGTTTTCAA
It encodes:
- a CDS encoding ankyrin repeat domain-containing protein; this translates as MEKYKIAHFGTFDVSELDPEIIAIYNNDLEELKNLLGKKINKIIRIKNKYGEDFTALEMALYLNKKDIIHYLLEHNASNKGKSHPKPIEIAVRFCEPETVALFEKDLESLADEKKAELFQEIFWGENKTANIDALEKMGVTIAEYGGLLLRLLASENNLEMVQMFLEKGADINYHKPDMIFPYANTPVLEAARGNHFKMVQFLVEKGADITIKDKYGDRPYSVAVQNGNNEMAEFLAKHEPSEFHILENKNIALKSYKLPKKMIDFLQGDNLVINMPHSEYSKFIRFYSYGDTIEMTWKNKKVLSLAAKIDNYDLLLVWYPAKKMIYVIDYEHETFTPLATWEEFYLNTEKYISAYLNGECE